The genomic stretch TCTAAGTTTAAATGAATATTCATTTGGCTCAAGCCGCATATTATCCACTATTCTAATTTTAGGAACAACTATTCCAAATTCAAGAGCAATCTCACGACGTATTTTTACAATACGATCAAGAAGTTCTGATGTTTTAGAATCATCAACTATTGGAACAAGATTATATCCAATTTCTAAAGCCAATGGATCTAAAGGTACTACTGGTGTAATTTCCTTATCCGCATAACTTAATATTTGCTCTTCAGCTTTCTGTTTTTCATAAAGTTCTCTATCCCTAGATAAATTAGAGAGTGAATAAGCAAAAAATCCTATCAATAAACTCAAAAGAATCAGTATTAATGTAGGAAATCCTGGAAGAAATGCCAAAAATAGCAAAAATCCAGATACAATCCAATAAATTCCTGCATAGGAAGTAAATTGTTCAAAAATTTCCCCTCCAAAACTATTTTTTGATATCGACCTAGTAACAATAAGACCTGTTGCTGTTGAAATCAATAAAGCTGGAAGTTGAGAAACAAGCCCATCTCCAACAGTTAAAGACACATAATTATTAATTGCATCATTAAAATTAAGACCTTGAAGGGTTACTCCTACTATAAGCCCTCCAAGAATATTTATAAGAGTTATTAAAAATCCAACTTTCACATTCCCAGAAACAAATTTAGAAGCACCATCCATAGCACCATAAAAATTCACTTCAGATTGCAAATCATTTTTTTGTCTTGTAGCCTCTTCTTCTGTCAAATTCCCAGAACTATAAGCAGAATCAATAGCCATTTGTTTACCAGGAAGAGCATCAAGAGCAAAACGAGCAGCAACTTCAGCAACTCTAGTAGCACCTTTTGTTATAACAATAAACTGAACAGCAATAATAATAAGAAATATTATAAATCCTACAACAAGACCTTGAGTTCCAGAACTTCCAACAACAAATGTTCCAAAGGTTCTTATCATTTGACCATCAAAATTGATTCCTTTGATCAAAATTAATCTAGTAGAAGAAATATTTAAAACAAGACCAAAAATAGTCATAACAAGTAAAAGTGTTGGAAAAACCGAAAAATCGAGTGGACGCTTAGAATAAAGAACAATAAGAATAATTAAAAGACTCATCATTAAATTAATCGCAATCAAAGCATCTAAAATAAATGCAGGAAGAGGTAAAATAAAGCCAGCAACAATAAGTATTAATCCAACTGAAACTATTAAATCAGCTTTATTATTAAGCCCAAAATACCCTAATAAAGAATTTTTCTCTAAGTCCAATAACTTAAACCTCTAATTAAATTTTTTAGCAATAGAATATACCTTCACAAGAATTTTAGAAACAATTTCCCAATATTCTCTTGGAATCTCTTCATTAATATCAACATTAGCATAAAGATCCCTTGCAAGTGGCTTATTTTCCACTATAGAAACATTATTTTCTCTTGCAATTTGTTTAATTACAAATGCAATTTCATCTTGTCCTTTTGCAAGCACTTTTGGTGCTAACATAGTATTGCTATCCCATTTAATAGCAACAGCAAAATGCTCTGGATTTGTAATTACCACATCTGCTTGAGGAACTGCTACCCTCAAATTAACATTTAAAATTTCTCTCATTCGCTCCCGCATTCTAGAACGGAGCAGAGGATCTCCTTCCATTTCCTTTCGCTCTTGCTTGATCTCTTCTTTTGTCATTTTCAAATTCTCAATATAACGAGCTCTTTGAAAAAGATAATCTAGTACACTAAGACCCATCAATACCATCACTGAAAAAAAACATATTCTATAAGCAAGACTTAATATTACAGAAATACCGCCTTCAAGGCTATACTCAGGCATTTTTGAAATTTTACCTATATTGCTTTTCAGCATAATATAATATATAAAAGATATTATAGCAATTTTCAATAAACTTTTAAACAAATTAAAAAAAGCATCAACTGAACCAAAAGAATTTTTCATCCATTTTGAAAAATTTGGATTTATTCTATCCCATTTAGGCATTATAGGCTTAAGAGTCATAACAAAGCCAACTTGCATAATATTAACTAAAAATCCAACTATAAAAGACACTATAAAAAATATACTCACATATCTAAATAGAGGTCTAATATATGCAAAACTCAATGAATAAATACTAATTGACATTACTTCTGGTAACTTACTAGCCTGCCATTTAAAAATATCCATTAATTCTTGAGCAAAATAAGATAACATAAAAAAAAATACAGCAAACAATATAAAAAGAGAAATGGATGAATTAATTTCTATTGATTTTAACACTTGACCTTCTCTTCTTGCTTTTTGTTTTCTTTGCTCAGTAGGAACTTCAGTTCTGCCCTCATCCTCTGAGGCAAAAAAATTAAGGGGTATATACCAACTTTTATTTAAAAATTCATCTCTAGTATTCATTTTAAAGTCTCAGAAAATAAATTTAATGCATTACGCATAGATTCTAAGCTAAGTTCAATTACTCTTTTAACAGATATCACAAAACTTGGAAAAGTAATATATAAAACAATTAATCCCAATCCCAAAGAAATCGCAAAACTAATCATTAATAAATTAATTTGAGGAGATGTTTTGGAAATTATACCTAAAATTAAATATAAAAGTAAAAGAACTCCTAATATTGGAAGAGACATTATTAAAGATTTTTCAAAAAGAATAGCAAAAGAATAAAATACTAACTTTATAAATTCATAATTCTTTATATTAACCATATTCTCAACTCTAACATTTAAGACAGAATCATAAACCCCAATAACTAAAAAACGAAATAAAAAATCATTTGATAAAAACACAATCAAAAAAAGATAAGTAAATATTTGAGATATTACCAAATTATCCTCTTCTGCAAAAACATCAAAAATATTTGCATAAGCAAGTCCCATCTGATTTGAGAAAAAAAAACCAAGTAAATGAAACACATTAAAAATAATACTTACAAAAAAAGCTTGAATAAGTCCTAAAATAGCCTCTCCTAGCAATATTAATACAAATGCAGTCAAATTATTCAAAGGATAGACAACATTTACCTTATCTACAACAATAATGGACAAAATCAATGAAAAGAAAAAATTTAAATAACCCATTTTAATAGTCGAAAAAAAAGGTGAAAATCTTAAAAAAATAAAAATTCTAATAAAAATAGGTAAAACCACAAAAGACTTTAAAATCAAAAAATCCATATTCATAGATTAATCCAGACATTTACATATTTTGTATCTGATTAAAAACTAAAAACGTAAATTGCATAAGTTTCTTTAAAATCCAAGGTCCAAATATCACAAGAACTAAGAGTATTATAATAATTTTGGGAATAAAACTAAGTGTTTGATCTTGAATCGAAGTAACAGCCTGAAAAATTGAAACTAAAAGACCAACTATAAGAGCTGTAATTAACATTGGCGCTGAGAGAATAATAATATTTTCAATAGATATTTTAATCAAATAAATAATTTGTCCAGTTGTCACTTATGACCTCACATAAAACTTTTTATAAGTCCACTAGTAATCAAAGTCCAACCATCCACCATAACAAAAAGTATAAGCTTAAATGGTAATGATATTATTACAGGTGGCAACATTATCATACCCATTGCCATTAAAACTGCAGCTACAATAATATCTATTATTATAAATGGTAAAAAGATCAAAATACCCATTTTAAAAGCAACTTTGAGTTCATGTAAAATAAAAGATGCAATAAGAACATGTGTTGGAACTTCACTAAAGTTTTTAGGTTTTGCATAATCACTAATACTCATAAACAATCTAATCTCCTCATGCCTACTATTAGACATCTGTTTATACATAAAATTTCTAAGTGGAGCAATCCCTCTATCATAAAATTCATTAAAATTTATTTTAGAATCTCTCAAAGGTAAATATGCATCTTTATATATTATGTTAAAAGTTGGCCACATAGTAAAAAGAGTTAAAAATAAAGCTAATCCCATTATTACCTGATTAGGTGGTGATTGCTGAAGTGATAATGCTCTTCTAATAAAATCCAATACTATTGCTATCCTTAAAAAGGAAGTCATCAAAACCAAAAAAGCTGGAGAAAGCGTTATGATGCTTAATATTAATAAAAGTTGCAGAGGAAAAACTATGCCACCACCAAAAGAATTTAAAAAATCAACAAATGGAAAATTCAATCCAGTAGTAGGTTGCAAAGACTTGGTTTGAGCAAATGCAAAATTTACAACTCCAAATAACAACAAAAAACTTAATTTTTTATTCAAATTTAACCTCTAAAACTTTTTTAATCTATCCTGTTTACTTTTCAAAGAAGTCTCAATATCATTTTCCAACTCCGCATATTCATCATGATCATTAATAAATGATTTATCTTTCTTATTATTGCGTAATATTTTATTAAAAATTGACTTAAATGAATTTATATTACCACGGCTCTTAATTTTATTAAGTTGAAATTCTAAATTCTCCAACTCTTCACTTGTTGTTATCTCCTTTAGTACAATAGAAGAACTATTTGATACTAAAAATACATAAACATTGCCTAATACATTAACAATCCTTATAGAATTTTTATTATCTATTTCATAAAAAGCAAGTTCTCTTATTAAACTCGACATATCATTATTTTTATTTTTTTTATAGCTTAAAATCATTTTCTTAAATAAAAAAATAAAAATAACAAAAAAAAGAAAAAACAAAACCAAAGTAAACAAATCTGTAACATTAAAAAGAGATATGCTTTGTATGTCTTGATTATCTAAAACAACCTTATTATCATCAAATATTGGCAAATTAACTTCATTTTCTAATTTAGAAGTAACATTTAAATCACTCTCATTATCCTGCGCAAATAAATTTTCTGCAAAAAATACAATAAAAGTGAAAAATAAAATTAACCTATTCATTTTTAATTTTAATTATTTCGGTAATTCTAACACCAAAATTCTCATCAATTACAACAACCTCTCCTTTAGCCACTATTTTTCCATTTACCAAAATATCTACAGGTTCACCAGCAAGTTTATCAAGTGTAATGATCGTTCCTTCAGACATAGCAAGTATATCTTTTATTTTACGTTCAGTCCTACCAAGTTCTACTGTAACTTGCATAGAAACATCCATTAAAAGACCAAAATTGCTAGGATCAACACCTTCAGGCAAACTATCAATCAAATCAGGAAGTTTAACACCCTTTATCTCAGGTTTTTCCTCACTAAAATCATTCTTATCATCTACATCCATTATTTACCTCTCTATTAAATTCATTAAAACATCAAAACTCTTTAAGTTATTCAACTTCTTCCGTAAGTTCTTTCAACAAATCAAAATCCTCTACCTCACCAACTTTTCTTGTAATTTGAACTGAAATTTTATTCCCAACAAGTCCCATTCGACATTTAAATTTTTCTTTAGTTCCTACTTTCAAAATCAAATCTTGATCTATTGAAGAATTTTCAAGATTAATAACATCCCCTTTCTCTAAAGACAAGATTTCTCTTACCTTTAATTTCACTTCTCCTATCTCAGCCACCAAAGGCATATTTGTATATTCAAGTTTTTCTCTAAGTACATCAAGATTCTCACTGGTAGTTCCCACACCAATTAAAGAATGCCAATATCTTGTTGACAGTTTAGATACAATAGGTTCTATTGTAATATAAGGCAAACAAAAATTCATAAGTCCTTCGACTTTACCTATCTTAACTTCAAGTGTAACCAAAATAACCATTTCTGTTGGAGGAACTATCTGAGCAAATTGAGGATTCACTTCTATGTGCCCAAACCTAGGCCTTAAATCAACTACTTGAGACCAAGCCTCTCTCATATTAGCAAGAATACGAATAATAACACTTTCCATTACAGACTGTTCTATTTCTGTTAAATCTCTACTCTTATCTTTAATGGTGTCACCATCACCACCAAAAAGCCTATCAACTATTGCAAATGCAATAGTTGGATCAACTTCAAATATAGCAGAACCTTTAAGAGGATCCATATTAATTATTGCTAAGGTAGTAGGATTTGGAATAGATCGAATAAATTCTTCATAAGTCAACTGATCAACTGAAGCTACATGTACATGAACCATTTTTCTCAAAAGAGCTGAGAGTGAAGTTGTAGTATATCTTGCAAATGCTTCATGAAAGCTTGATACTGTTCTTACTTGTTCTTTTGAAAATTTATCTGGTCTTTTAAAATCATACACTTTAACTTTTTGTTTCTTGCCCATAGGGCTAGATATAATATTAGAAAGTGAATCATCTGATGATAAATTATCAGACGAATTAATAGATTCTAAAAGACTATCTATATCATCTTGTGATAATGCTCCCGGATTACCTGCCATTTAAAATTCCTTTTAAAAATCACATATCAAAAATATCAATTTGCGTCAATGCTATCTCTTTTATTTCACCATTTCTAAGAATACTATTAATTCTGGCCTTAATTTCTGCTTTAATCTGACTTTCATTTTTTATCTCTTGGCCTGTTCTTTGACTAAAATATTCCCTTATAATATCTTTTAATCGCACCTTTTGTCGTCCAAGTTCACTTAAAATATTAACATTATTCTCAGCATAACCTAGTGCAAGTTTTATTACAAAAGTTTTCGGAGGAGTATCTTGGGTAGTCCCTCTAATTTCGTCTATACTTTCATACCATATAAGCATAGGAGGCTTTCCTAAATATTCATTAGAAAAGATTGGAAAATTATTAGGTGCGCCACTTTGACTTACTACCATCTTAGAAACAAAATAAGAAACTATTATCATGATAACAACAGTAAATAGTCCTATTGCTAATATTTGCAAAATCCTTATTATCACATCGGGTAGTAGTCCTATTTTTTTACTATCAGAACCTCCTACATCCATACTATCATCATCTTTTTCAGGCATATTACCTCCTATAAATTTCTTATTTCATTACTAAAAAATATTATTATTGCTTAATACCTTTAGCAAAACTTAAAGAAGCATCACTAGTAATCAAAATATCTATTCTTCTATTATAAGCTCTACCTTCAGGAGTATCATCAGTAGCAACGGGCCTACTACCTGCAAATCCAGATACCTCAAATTTACTCTCAATACTTTCTATTTTAGAATGATCAGTATAGTTTAAAATCTGCTCTAACATGTTTACTGCTCTTGCTGATGAGAGTTCCCAATTACTTTTCCAAATTCCATTTATATTAACATCGACATTATCTGTATGTCCTTCAATTTTAAAATTATATCCTTGATTATCTAAAAACCCAATAAAAGAAGCTATCTTTTGTATAACATCTCTATTATCATCAAGTTTCACCTCAGCACTAGCTGAATCAAAAAAAGCATCTGCTAAAAGAGATACAACAACACCTCGCTCATGTCGTCTTACAATAACCTTATTCGACTGAATTTTTTCAACAAACTCGATAATAGATTTGTTTTTAGAAGCCTGAGAAGCTTGTTTGTTTTTAGCAGTAGAAGGCAAAGACATAAAGCTATTACTCAAATAAGAAAGCTTATCAATATCCAAAGTCTTACCTCCCTTAAAAAATCCAGAACCCGTAAAAGAAGCTGACATTATTTTTAAAACATTTTCTTTCATAATAACATCATTTAATGAAAACATAGTAACAAAAAAGACAAGCAACAAAGTCACCATATCTCCATAAGTCACCATATATTCAGGAGCACCACCATCTTCACACTTTGAACGTTTCTTTTTAGTTTTAAACATCATTATTCACCTCCAAGAACACCACTACCAAGTTGATTTCTATCTTTAGGAGTTAAAAACGTTACAAGTTTTTGCTCTAAAATTCTAGGATTGTCACCTGCTTGAATTGATAAAATACCTTCAACTATCATTGCTCTAACTGATGCTTCCTCAAGATCGATAGACTCTAATTTAAGTTGAATAGGAGTCAGCATTAAATTTGACATTATTGTACCATAAAGAGTTGTAACAAGAGCAACAGCCATAGAAGAACCGAGTGCTGATCTGTCTTCTAAATTTCCAAGAAGAGCAATAAGTCCAATAAGAGTACCTATCATTCCAAAAGCAGGAGCAAGTTTTGCCCAGGTTCCAAAAAGATCTGCACCAACCTTATGTCGCTCTTGCATCTGTTCAAGTTCAAGAAAAAGCATAGTTCTAATTATCTCTGGATCAGTACCATCAACAACAAGTCTCATTCCAGATTTAAAAAAAATATCATCAATTTGATCAAGTTCATCATCAAGAGATAAAAGTCCTTCTTTCCTAGCTTTTTCTGAAAGTTCTACTAAAGTTTTTATAATAGGAATTTTACTAAAAGAACTTCTTTTAAAGAAAAATCCTAAATATGTAGGTATTCTCTTAACAATAGTAATTTCCGAAGAAGCCACAAGCGCAGAAAAAGAACCAACAATAGTAATAAACACAGAACTTAAATCCCAAAAAACTCCTAATCCTGTAGGAGTAAATGCCATAGATATTAAAATAGCACCAAATCCAACTCCCCATCCAATTATACTAGCCAAATTCATAATTCAACTCCCTTATTCTCTTGTATAATTCTATCTAACAAAGCAATTTCTCTCCTATACATCTTGATTTTATTGACCACATCTGCCACGCTCTCTTTGACAACCAATTTCTTACCATTCATAAGTAAAATTGTAGTATCAGGATTAGCTTCAATACTCTCAATATGAGAAGGATTTAAATAATAACTATCTCCATTAAGTTTAGTTACATAAATCATAAACTAAAATAAAAAATCAACTCTTAAGCCTTACAAGCTCTTGCAATAACTGATCTGAAGTAGTTATAGTCTTAGCATTAGCTTGAAAACCTCTCTGAGTCACTATCATATCTGTAAATTGTTCAGCAAGATCAACATTAGACATTTCTAAAACTCCTGACCTAATAGTACCAAGTCCTGCAAATCCAGTCTCACCTATTCTAGCTTGTCCTGAATTACTAGTTTCAGTAAAATTGGTATCACCTGCTTTTGCAAGACCCCCAGGATTAACAAATGAAGCAAGAGCAATCTTTCCAATAGTGCGTCTAATGCCATTTGAATAAACTCCTGTAATAACACCATTTTGATCAATCTCATAATTCTCCATATATCCCATACCATACCCATTTTGAACAATAGCTTTTGTAGTACTTGCATCAGCAAATTGAGTAATTGAATCAGCATAACTACCAACAGTTCCAAGTCTAAGGTTAACGGTCTGCTCACCACCTTCTCCAGCATTAGCATCAATAACACCAAAAGTTATAGGAAACTCAAGTAAATCTCCTGGTTGACCTGCTTGACCATTTAAAGAAAGCAATGCTCCCTCATTATCAAATCCCATTGTAAAATTAGAATTTTCTTCTCCATTAACTAAAACTGTAGCATTCCATGTATTAGGAGTAGTTGCATCCTTTAAAACTCTAAGTTCAACAACATTAGTATTCCCAAAAGAATCATAAACAGTTTTATTGACAACCCAAGTACCACGAGCAATATCTACTTCGTTTGCACCTTGTTGAACTACAGGCAATCTCTTATCAAGATTACAAGCAAAAGTAATGTACTCAGTAGCTTTAGCACCCTCTTTATCTCCAATAGGAATAATCAAATCTCTAATATCAGAAGATGTATTGAAAACTTGCTCTCCTCCAACAGATTCTGCCATCCAACCTTGAATTCTCATACCATTTGCAGGATTTACAAGATGTCTATTAGAATCAACATCAAATGCACCTGCTCTTGTATAAAAAGAATTATCACCATCCCTTAATATAAAAAACCCATTACCACTAATTCCTAAATCAGAAGCTTTTTGTGTACTTTGAAATGAACCTTGAGTATGAATAGTATCAACAGCAGCAACAGTCATTCCAAGACCAATTTGTTTTGGATTAACACCTCCACGTCCATCAGTAGGACGAGATGCCCCAGAAATACTTTGAGATATCATGTCTTGAAAATTAACTCTTCCTTTCTTAAAGCCAACGGTATTAACATTTGAAATGTTATTACCAACAACATCCATTCTTGTTTGATGATTCTGCAACCCAGAAACACCAGAATACAAAGATCTCATCATATAATTACTCCTCCAATCCTACTGATAAAACATTATTATAAACATAATATTTTCCATCAATCATAATTTGTGGATTTACTCCTGCCTTTACACTTGTAACTTTACCTTTAATAATTTTTCCTTCAACATTTTCAAATTCAACTATTTTCCCTAATAAATTCAAATCCTTATTTACACCAAGGATAGATGATAAATTTTCAAAAGATTTACTCATATTTGTCATCTGTTCAAGTGCCGAAAACTGTGCCATTTGAGAAATAAATTCTTTATCTTTCATTGGCTCTGTAGGATCTTGATATTTAAGCTGAGTAAGAAGCAATTTCAAAAAATCATCTCTACCCAAATTACTTCCCTTAATATCCCTATCTCTTTTTAATCCAGCATTAACTATTTTTTTAGACTGCCCTATATTAACTAAATTATCAATATTACTAATTGTATTCATCTATCCTCCATTTTAAACAATTAAATTAACATTTTCCTCTAAATCACCAGAAAATTCAACATAATCTTCAATTCTAAAAACCTGACTCTCCTTTAAAGAATGTCGATGACCCTCAAAATCATCCTTAAAATTACTACCAGAAGAAAATCCCAAATCACTACCTGCAAGAGAAAGATTTAAACTAGTATTAAAACCATTATCACTTAACATTTTATTGAGTGAATACATATTTTGTTCAAAAAGAGTCCTAACATTATGATTATCAACTATTATCTTTCCTAATAAATTATTATTAGAATCAAGATTTAAATTAATTCTTATACTACCAAGTTTTTTAGGTTTTAAAATCAACCTAATCTCTCCTGTATCATTCGATTTTAACACAATTTTAGCCTTATTCACAATATTACGATTAACTTTCAAATTCCATTCTGACATCAAATTATCATCAATTTGACTTAAAAAAAATTCTTTTATATTTTTTACACTAGATCCAGATAGATTATCCATAAATTCGCTAGAACCATCAAATGTTTCCTTTAAAGCATATTTCCCAACAGAACTATCATTATCAACTAATCTAAATCTAGAATTTGTATTCAAAAATTCCTTAACACCACTATTCTTCTTAAAATTTTTAACATCAATACTAATCAAATTTTTTTCTTTTTCTGTATTCTTTTTTATAATACCCAAATCTCCACATTCAAAATCAGTACCAATATTGAAAAAATCAGCATTAAAAACAAAATTTAAATCACCAATTAAAGTAGCAAGTTCAGATAAGACCTTCTCAACATTACTTAACATTTCTCTTCTATCAACAAATTCAGAATCAAAAGATAAATTTTCTCTTAAATTTTTCAAACTTTCAAAATCAAATAAACTTCCTGTTTCTTTAAGCAAGGATTTAAAGTCAGACATAAAATCTTTATCTTTAAATTTTTCCAACACAAAAGAATGATTTAAAGAAAGATTTTTAGAACTTTTATTTATAAGCCCATTACTCTTTAAAAACTCTAACAATGAAATTCTTAATTTAGACATACTTTGAATTTCTGAAGAAATAAAATCTGCAAAACCACCCTTTTTATCTTGACTTAATAAACTAGCATTTATAAAATTAAAATTTTTATTTAACTTTGATAAATTAACATCAATAATTTTACTTAAATTACTCATACATTACTCCAATGCACTAACAGACATTTTTCTAATCAATACAGCAGCCTTCTTAGAATCCATAAGAGACAACCAATAAGGCACAATAGATGCTCGTCCTTCTTTTTTGGCTATATCTTCTACTTTACGCATATAAGATATAGCAATCTCATCATTAAGTTCTTCAATTCTTTTAACTGCATCTTCTGGTGGCATATTAATCAAATATAAAGCAGCCTGTGCAAAATTTGCATCCTCATCTCTATACTTGTTAACAATATCATCAATTAACTTTTGTTTTAAATCCAAATCTTTTTGTTTTTGATTAAGTTCCGCTTCCAATTTATTTAAATTATCTTCCCTTTTCTTTAATTCTTCTCTCAATTTTTCAACTTGTTGACTCTTAATATAAATGGCCTCTTTTTCTTTTATCATCCTAATCTCATCAAGACTAATATGTGTATAATCAAGTAACTGCTCATCATCTTTAAAAAATAAAGTTCTAATATACTTGGGCAAATAGTCTCTAGTATGATATATACCAAATAAATCTGTTAAAAAAAAAGAAAGTCCTAAGAAAAAAATAACCAAAAATAACCACAAAAAAAATCTAAATAAAAATAACAAATAATTATTCATTATTCTTTCCTAATTTCTTACAAATCTTATAATTAACATACTCGTCTAAAGACAAAATCTCACTTCTTATTTTACCTTTAATTATAGTATTATTTAAAGTTTTTATTAATATGTCAACCTTTTTTTCTTCTGCATACTTTTTTAAATAAATATCATAATATTTATTATACTCTCTCTTAAGCTCCTCAAGCTTTTTTATCTCTTCTTTTTGTTTTAAAGAAATATAATCCAAATAATTTCCTTTCAAAAAAAGGTCTGCACTATTTAACTTACAAAGTCCTTTAATAACACCTTCCAAAAATTCTTCTATTTTTACAATCTTATTATTAACATTCATCAAATCATTCTCACTAAATTTTCTATTATAGGTTCTAATGGTTAATATTTTTTCAAATTTTTTTTTCTTTAAAATTAAATCATTCAAGCTAATATTTCTCTCATTTCATTATCCAAATTTTCAAAATCACATTCTTCCTGCATCCCTTGGGATAAAAAATCAATAATTTTTGGATATTTTGCAATAGCTAAATCAACTTCTTTATTAGAACCCTTAACATAAATCCCTGTTTTAATTAAATCCTCATAGCTTTTATAAATTGATAACAAATTCCTAATTTTAGATATCAATTTTTGTTTCTCAAAATTGACTATTCTATGAAGAGATCTTGAGGTTGAATTTAAAATATTTACCGAAGGATAAATTCCTTTATCAGACAAATCTCTATCTAAAATAATGTGTCCATCCAAAACAGCCTTCATATTATCAGATATAGGTTCACTAAAATCATCACCCTCAACAAGCACAGTATAAAATCCTGTAATACTACCCTTTGCATTAAGTCCTGAACGCTCAAGCAAAATAGGAATTTCCACAAAAACAGACGGAGGATATCCTTTAGTAGCAGGGGGCTCTCCCATCGAAAGACTAATTTCTCTTTTAGCATTTGCAAATCTTGTAATTGAATCAAACAATAACATAACATCCATTCCACAATCTCTAAAATATTCAGCCACTAATGTTGCTGTATAAGCCCCCTTATA from Borrelia duttonii Ly encodes the following:
- the fliM gene encoding flagellar motor switch protein FliM, with the translated sequence MAGNPGALSQDDIDSLLESINSSDNLSSDDSLSNIISSPMGKKQKVKVYDFKRPDKFSKEQVRTVSSFHEAFARYTTTSLSALLRKMVHVHVASVDQLTYEEFIRSIPNPTTLAIINMDPLKGSAIFEVDPTIAFAIVDRLFGGDGDTIKDKSRDLTEIEQSVMESVIIRILANMREAWSQVVDLRPRFGHIEVNPQFAQIVPPTEMVILVTLEVKIGKVEGLMNFCLPYITIEPIVSKLSTRYWHSLIGVGTTSENLDVLREKLEYTNMPLVAEIGEVKLKVREILSLEKGDVINLENSSIDQDLILKVGTKEKFKCRMGLVGNKISVQITRKVGEVEDFDLLKELTEEVE
- the fliL gene encoding flagellar basal body-associated protein FliL, yielding MPEKDDDSMDVGGSDSKKIGLLPDVIIRILQILAIGLFTVVIMIIVSYFVSKMVVSQSGAPNNFPIFSNEYLGKPPMLIWYESIDEIRGTTQDTPPKTFVIKLALGYAENNVNILSELGRQKVRLKDIIREYFSQRTGQEIKNESQIKAEIKARINSILRNGEIKEIALTQIDIFDM
- the motB gene encoding flagellar motor protein MotB, with product MMFKTKKKRSKCEDGGAPEYMVTYGDMVTLLLVFFVTMFSLNDVIMKENVLKIMSASFTGSGFFKGGKTLDIDKLSYLSNSFMSLPSTAKNKQASQASKNKSIIEFVEKIQSNKVIVRRHERGVVVSLLADAFFDSASAEVKLDDNRDVIQKIASFIGFLDNQGYNFKIEGHTDNVDVNINGIWKSNWELSSARAVNMLEQILNYTDHSKIESIESKFEVSGFAGSRPVATDDTPEGRAYNRRIDILITSDASLSFAKGIKQ
- a CDS encoding motility protein A, with amino-acid sequence MNLASIIGWGVGFGAILISMAFTPTGLGVFWDLSSVFITIVGSFSALVASSEITIVKRIPTYLGFFFKRSSFSKIPIIKTLVELSEKARKEGLLSLDDELDQIDDIFFKSGMRLVVDGTDPEIIRTMLFLELEQMQERHKVGADLFGTWAKLAPAFGMIGTLIGLIALLGNLEDRSALGSSMAVALVTTLYGTIMSNLMLTPIQLKLESIDLEEASVRAMIVEGILSIQAGDNPRILEQKLVTFLTPKDRNQLGSGVLGGE
- a CDS encoding flagellar FlbD family protein; amino-acid sequence: MIYVTKLNGDSYYLNPSHIESIEANPDTTILLMNGKKLVVKESVADVVNKIKMYRREIALLDRIIQENKGVEL
- the flgE gene encoding flagellar hook protein FlgE, which encodes MMRSLYSGVSGLQNHQTRMDVVGNNISNVNTVGFKKGRVNFQDMISQSISGASRPTDGRGGVNPKQIGLGMTVAAVDTIHTQGSFQSTQKASDLGISGNGFFILRDGDNSFYTRAGAFDVDSNRHLVNPANGMRIQGWMAESVGGEQVFNTSSDIRDLIIPIGDKEGAKATEYITFACNLDKRLPVVQQGANEVDIARGTWVVNKTVYDSFGNTNVVELRVLKDATTPNTWNATVLVNGEENSNFTMGFDNEGALLSLNGQAGQPGDLLEFPITFGVIDANAGEGGEQTVNLRLGTVGSYADSITQFADASTTKAIVQNGYGMGYMENYEIDQNGVITGVYSNGIRRTIGKIALASFVNPGGLAKAGDTNFTETSNSGQARIGETGFAGLGTIRSGVLEMSNVDLAEQFTDMIVTQRGFQANAKTITTSDQLLQELVRLKS
- the flgD gene encoding flagellar hook assembly protein FlgD yields the protein MNTISNIDNLVNIGQSKKIVNAGLKRDRDIKGSNLGRDDFLKLLLTQLKYQDPTEPMKDKEFISQMAQFSALEQMTNMSKSFENLSSILGVNKDLNLLGKIVEFENVEGKIIKGKVTSVKAGVNPQIMIDGKYYVYNNVLSVGLEE
- a CDS encoding flagellar hook-length control protein FliK gives rise to the protein MSNLSKIIDVNLSKLNKNFNFINASLLSQDKKGGFADFISSEIQSMSKLRISLLEFLKSNGLINKSSKNLSLNHSFVLEKFKDKDFMSDFKSLLKETGSLFDFESLKNLRENLSFDSEFVDRREMLSNVEKVLSELATLIGDLNFVFNADFFNIGTDFECGDLGIIKKNTEKEKNLISIDVKNFKKNSGVKEFLNTNSRFRLVDNDSSVGKYALKETFDGSSEFMDNLSGSSVKNIKEFFLSQIDDNLMSEWNLKVNRNIVNKAKIVLKSNDTGEIRLILKPKKLGSIRINLNLDSNNNLLGKIIVDNHNVRTLFEQNMYSLNKMLSDNGFNTSLNLSLAGSDLGFSSGSNFKDDFEGHRHSLKESQVFRIEDYVEFSGDLEENVNLIV